AATAGGGAAGCAAGACTTCTCTGCGCGGATGCGCTCGAGCAGCTGGGCTATCAGGCGGAATCCGGTACATGGCGTAACTGCTACTTGACCGGCGCGCTTGAGCTGCGGAAGGGAAATATGGCAAAACCGCCCAGGGGCGGCGATAAATTTGGCAGTGCCCTCATGAGCCAGCTTACACCGGAGATGGCGTTCGACTACATGGATATTCTGCTGGATAAGAAGGCGATGGCAGACCGGGATGCCGAGATTCTCTTCCACCTCGAAGATCTCGGCAAATACTACAGAGTATATCTTGTGGACGGTGTCCTTCTCCATGCGGAGGATGCGGGAAAAGAACCTGCGGACACGACGGTTGAATGCACCTCCAAGACGATGCTCCTCCTGTTCATGGATTATGATGCATTTGCCCGGAAGGCAAGGATTGCGGGAGATGCAGCCTTACTGCAAAGACTGGCTGCCAACCTGACTGAGATCGATCGAAAATCCGGCATGTTTAATATTGTGGAGCCATGATATCAGCAGCGGTTGGATATTCTTCCGGCCGCTGCTTTCGGGTATAATGGACGAAACTCCATTGAAAGATTCGGGGATGCAAGGATTTTTGCCTATTATGAAATCGCAAGTGAAATGAGCTGGAACGATGACAGCTTTGCAGAGGTGGTTTGCATGAAAAATGCCGTTATATATATACATGGCAAAAACGGTTCTGCTGATGAGGCTCACTATTATAAAAAGTTTTTCAATGATGATTATGAAGTTGTAGGTTTTGATTATAAATCCGAATTGCCGTGGGATGTTAGAGAAGAATTTCAAAAGTATATCGATGACATGATTTTGAAGTATAACGAAATTATATTGATTGGAACAAGTGTGGGAGCATATTTCGCTTTATTATCCTTAGCAGGAAAAACGATTAAAAAGGCGCTGTTTATTTCACCTGTTGTAGATATGGAAAAATTGATAACGGATATGATGGAACGGTCAAATATCACGGAAGATGAATTAAAAAGCAAGAAAGAACTTGATACGGAGTTTGGAGAGACTCTATCCTGGGAATACTTGCTTTATGCACGAAACCATCCGATTGAGTGGAATATACCTACACACATTCTATATGGAGAGAAAGATAATTTAACTGCTAAAGAAACCCTATATGATTTTGCAGAAAGAACAGGCGCAATACTTTCCGTAATGAAAAATGGGGAACATTGGTTTCACACAAATGAGCAAATGAGAGTTCTTGATAATTGGATTAGAGATTCAATTTGCCGGTAATTGAGTTGATATAATGGTATAATAATTGTTGCCGAAAAATATGCAGGATATGGTAGGAGGCAGGAGAAGAGTATGGCATCAAGCAAAGAATACTTGGATTTTGTGCTGGACCAGCTTTCTGAATTGGAGCAAGTGTCTTATCGGTCGATGATGGGCGAATACATTATCTATTATCGTGGAAAGGTTATTGGAGGCATCTATGATGATCGATTTCTTTTAAAAGCAACGAAGTCCGCTGCAGCAATGTTGCCTGATACAGATAGGGAATCTCCCTATGATGGCGCAAAGGAAATGCTTCTTGTGGACAATATGGAGAATAGGGAATTCCTGAAGAAGGTGATGGATGCTATGTATGAGGAACTCCCATTCCCAAAGAAAAAGAAATAATGAGACAGAGAGGAAGACTTCGTGTATAATGATTGTAGTAATCGATTCGATGTTTGCCTGAAAAGAATTGGAGGCTAAGTCATGAAATTAAAAATGATTCCATTTTTATGCCTGTTTTTATTAACGGGCTGCGGAGGCAGTGCTGCCGCTGACGGGTATACTAAGATAACGGCGCAGGAGGCTTTGCAGCAGATTTCCCAAAATCCTGATGCCATCATTGTGGATGTGCGGACGAAGGAAGAATACGCGGAGGGGCATGTCGCGAAGGCTATTCTTATCCCTAACGAGACGATTTCCAATGTGCCGCCGACGGAGCTGCCGGATAAGAACGCGGAGATTTACGTGTACTGCCGCAGCGGCAATCGCAGCGCACAGGCAGGCAAGAAGCTCAGTGACATGGGCTATAAGCACGTTTATGATTTTGGCGCTTTTAGCAACTGGACTGGTGAAGTCAGTAAGTAAGAGGCATTCGTTAACGAAAATCAATGCTTACCTACAGGGGTGGTAAGCATGGGATTGTAAGCATTGATTTTTGTATTTACAAGTTTACAGCTATGTGCTATACTTGTTTTGATAATTGAATATCCATAAGAAGAGACTCACTTATGACTTGGGAAGGAACCCGAGCGTATGCAGTATTGCCCGCCTTGTGCCCATAGATGAAAGCATATTTGCAAGTGGCAAGCTGTAGAACGGCCGACAGGCGTAGTAATGGAGGGATTTATCTATGGCAATTAGAAACATCCGGATGGATCGGCGAGACAGTGCTGAGTACAGAAGTCGTCTAAAGCGGGGGGGGTATCTCTCGGCCAGCTATCTCAGTCTCTCGGGATTTGATGCAGTCCGACTGAAAAAGCTCGCAGAGGCCGGTCGGCTTGATGCGATTAGGTGCGCTATCGGTAAGTCTATTCGTTGGTATTATTCAGAGAAACAAGCTGAGCTTCTACATCTCCAAGGAGAAGCATAAAGCCTTTGCATTTATTCAAAACAAAAGCTGTCGCGGTTGCGGCAGCTTTTGTTTGTTGCAGTAATTTTCTTGTAAATTGAGATTATGTTTGTTATAATTGTGCCCATGAGAGCGCAGAAAATACAGGTGGAGTCTCTTCATGTGATCCCGCCGAATTTTTACTACAATAAATTCCGTGTGCACGCAGTCGGCTCCGGAATATCACAATCCATAATTGAAGGAGGCATTTTATGAATCAAGAAGTACTCGCCGGCATTATCTTTGTTGTGATGTATGCCATTATTGTCTCGGAGAAAATCCATCGTACCGTCATTGCCATGATGGGGGCCATTCTCATGATTCTCTTCGGGATTCTGGATCAGGAGGTCGCTATTCATCACATCGATTTCAACACACTAGGACTTTTAATCGGTATGATGATCATTGTCGGTGTGACGAGTAAGACCGGCCTTTTCTCGTACATCGCTGTGCTCGCCGCGCAGAAAGCGAAGGCAGAGCCGGTGAGGCTCCTTGTTTATCTGTCGTTGATTACAGCCCTCTGTTCAGCGTTCTTGGATAACGTCACGACAGTGCTCCTGATGGTGCCGGTCACGTTCTCCATCACAAAGAAGCTGAAGGTCAATGTCGTTCCGTATCTGCTCGCACAGATCATCGCATCCAATATTGGCGGTACGGCAACACTGATCGGTGATCCGCCGAACATCATGATCGGATCGGCGGTCAAGGAGTTGACTTTTGCCGCATTTATAGAGAATCTTGCGCTGCCGGCTTTCGTCAATCTCGTTGTTGTAACGGGGATTTTCGTCCTCCTATATCGCAAGTCGCTCAAGACGACGCCGGAGCTGCAGGCACTCGTCATGGCGGAGAAGCCGCAGGATGAGCTCAAGCATAAGGCGCTTCTCGTCAAGTGCCTCATTGTGCTGACGGCGGTGATTATCCTTTTTTTCCTGCACTCGGTAACACATATGGAGTCATCACTCGTGGCACTCTTGGGGGCGTTTGTGCTCCTGCTCATTACGGCGATGAAGGAGCATCACATTGTTGAGAGTGCGCTTGACAGTGTGGAGTGGGCTACCATATTCTTCTTTATCGGACTCTTTGTTGCCGTTGGCGGTCTTGTGGAGACGGGGATCATCCGTGACCTTGCGGTCAAGGGGATAGAGATTACGGGCGGAGATGTTACGCAGACATCACTCCTCGTGCTGTGGATGAGTGCGATTGTATCATCCTTTCTCGATAATATCCCGTTTGTCGCTACAATGATTCCGCTCATCCAGGATATGGGCTCGATGGGTATTGCTAATCTCGAGCCGATTTGGTGGAGTCTTGCTCTCGGCGCCTGCCTCGGCGGCAACGGTACGATCATCGGCGCTTCGGCGAATGTCATCGTTGCAGGTATGGCGGCGGAGCGAGGCACAAAGATTTCCTTTATTGACTTTTTCAAGGTCGGTTTCCCCATGATGCTTTTGACCATCATCATCTCGACGGTTTATGTTTGGTTTATGTATCTTGTATAGGGAGCCTGCTTTATAAACAATCACCCTCTGCATGTTTTTGTTTGCAGCGGGTGATTGTTTTAACGTGCGCCACAGGTGCCGGCGGCGTATTGGCAGTCGGAGGCTTTATTCGTGAGACCGAGCTCTGCAAGCATTGCCATGTCTTCGGCAATTGTCGTGCCGGAGGTCGTGAGCATATTTCCCGTTATGGAGGCGGTAGCACCCTTTCTGAATGCGTGTCTGCCATTGTCCTTCAGGAGCTTGCGTCCTGCACCGAGGCGAATGTTGGCGGTTGGATTGCTGAATCGAAAGATGGCGATGGTACGCATGATTTCTTCATCGGATGGTGGTGTGCGATCTTCGAGCGGTGTACCGGAAATGGGCATCAGTGAATTGATGGGAATGGACGCAATGCCAAGCTCCGCCAGGCTGCATGCCATATCAATGCGATCCTCCCAGGTCTCACCCATACCGATGATGCCCCCGGAGCATACGCACAATCCTTCCTCCTGTGCGAGCTTGATTGTTTTGATGCGATCCTCGTAAGTATGTGTCGTGCAGATTTCAGGGAAAAAGCGTTTGCTCGTCTCGATGTTGTGATGGTAACTCGTGACACCTGCCGCATACAGACGACGGAGACGCTCTCGCGGGAGGATGCCGTGTGAAGCACACAGGTCGATGTGAAGTGTATCATGGATGGTCTGATAAGCATCCACGGCATTGTCAAAGTCTTTGTCCGAGAGTGCCCGTCCCGAGGTCACGATAGAGAAGCGATTTGCGCCGGCTCTTTCATTGGCACGCGCATTGGCAATGATTTCCTTCTTTGAGAGAAAAGGGTATTCGTCGACGCCTGTCTTATGATGTGCGGACTGGGCACAGTACTTGCAGTTTTCACTACATCGTCCGCTCTTGCCGTTTAAAATCGTGCAGAGATCGATATGATTGCCGCAGAAGTGACGGGCCAGGCGACCTGCTTCCCTTTCAAGGATGTCGATCGGTGCGGTCAGGAAGGCTGAAAAATCATCGCGTCTCGTCAGTCTGCGTCCGCTGATGATTTCGGCGGCGAGTTTTTGAAAATCCGTTGCCATGAAGGTCCCTCGCTTTGTGTAAAATAGTATGTATCCATTATAAAGACAATATGGTCATTCGTCAACCTGATGCATAATAAGGTTTACGATAAGACTGAAAGCGCGTTATAAATTAGCGATGAACGCATACGGTCATACGCATCGCCTTGGTATATTTTCAAACGGAAAAAACGGGGGCACTCTCTTAAAAGAGCATCCCCGTTTTTACGGTTTCAACGAAGCATATTCTGTAATCGCTTCAGCGCTCCCGTGCGATTGAGCGAATGCAGGAGAATATAGGCGATGAGGCAGCCTCCGACGGTCGAGATGAGAAAGGGAATGACATAGGCATAGAATGCGACTTCGCCGACGACTTTTCCCATGAGCAGGATGGCGATCGGATAGGCACAGAGACCGCCGAGAATGCCCGTGCCGAAAACTTCTGCGAGGAGCGTGGGACGGAGTGCGCCCGTCTGTCGGTAAACAAGACCGCATAAAAGAGCTCCGATCATACTTCCTGGAAATGCCATCAGGCTGCCGAGACCGAACAGATTGCGCAGGAGGCTTGCTCCAAAGGCGACAGCGACTCCGTAAAAGGGGCCGAGGAATACGGCGCACAGGACGTTGACGAGGTGTTGGACAGGCGCACAGCGACTGCCGAGAACGGGGATGGAGAAGAGACTGCCGACGATGGCGACGGCACAGAGTAATGCGGCGACGGTTAACTTTTTCGTAGAGAGGTTTGTCATGGTTACTTCACTTCTCTTTCATTTTATCCGGATCTCTTCGGCATCTTACTGGACTCACAGAGATGCTCAGCGAAGGTGATATAAGCAATTGTGCATTGTTATAATGACACAGAATTGATTTCTGATTGCAGAGATTTTGCCTTCTCCGGTTTGACCTGGTACAATACTCTTTATAGACGTGTTTGCGGGTGCAGGATTCATAGGCGGCGGAAGAACCGCCTCCTATGGATAAAAGTATATTCGATAAGGCTCTGTTTTTCAATAAGCAGATTGTTTCAGGAGGGAAGCATGTGAAGAAATTGCTTTTGCTGTGTACGCTGTTATTTCTGACAACAGCTGCCCATGCTGTGCCGGCTCCCGCAGTGAATGAACTCCCGCTGGGGAGTCCGTGGAATGATGTCGATGTATGGGTTGCGGAAAATCCGCGTGGAGATGCGCTTATCGCGGACGCAGCGCGTATCCGAGAAATCAATGAAACCATGCGCCGGAAGGAATCGAGTCTGATCGATCTTGAGTCCGTGCCTGAGTCGGTATCGGGTGACTATGTGCATCGCTATGTGGCAGCGGCAACACCTGCTTATGATACCTACTATACGCCGAACATACAACTCACTTGGGATGGCTATGTCAAGGCATTGGAAAATCGAAATATGGCATCCATGTACGGAGATCGTGCCGTTCGCTATGGAGTGACCGTCTCTCGCGGAGATCTGCGCCTCCTGCCGACGAGTGTCTGCTGGGCGGAGTCGCCGGGAGATACGCATTACGACAGTCTGCAGGCGACAGCGGTGGATCCGTCGGAACCCGTGCTCATTTTGACCGAGAGCGTCGATGGGGAATTTTACTTCATCTTGACGCGTTGCTATGCGGGGTGGCTGAAGAAGGGCGATCTCGCGCTTACCGATCGGGCAGCGTGGCTGACGTATGTCCGCCCGGAGGATTTTTCCGTCGTTACACATAGCCGCTATACACCGTCCGGCGAAGGACCGGCTGCGGGGGAGAAGGCGGAGAAGCTGCATTCTTCAAGAGCTTTTTACCAGCTTGGAGCGCGCATAAAGAGACTGGCGGACGGACGATATGTTTTTCCGATTTCTGACGGAGGCGGCAATCTCATCGAGGAGGTTTTCTCTGCGGCACCCGGATCGGCAAAGGCTCTCCATGACGGTTATCTGCCCTATACGGAGGGAAATATCGTCAAGATGGCATTTCGTCATTTGGGCGACGTGTATGGCTGGGGCGGACAGGATGACAGTGTCGATTGTTCGGCTTTTGTGCAGAATGTCTATCGTACCATGGGCATCGAGATTCCTCGGGATGCGGATCAGCAGGAGCGGGCTATGCTGCATACGATATCGCTGGAGGGAATGAACCACAGTGAGCGTCTGGAGGCACTCCGACGAGCACCTGCAGGCAGCCTTTTGTTCCGTCCGGGACATGTCATGCTCTACCTTGGAGAAGCGAGCGGCACGCCGATGGTGATACACTCTTTGAGCAGTTACTATAAAGACACACCGCAGGGCAGGGTTCGTACGAAGGTGCGTCAAGTCCTTGTCTCGTCGGCACTTTTTGCTACACGCTCGGGAGCGACGAATCTGGATGCGTGTACGAGCATCGGATGGGTGAAGTGAAATATGTAAGGAGAACATATTCTTTAGGGCAAAAAGAGGAGATTTTCCTTTTTGAACGAACATTTTACATATGTAACAGCTTTGCACACATGATAGAGATGATGTGCGCTTTGTATCACAAAAGGAACTGCTTCGAAGAGGAAGGATGAATGTACGATGACAGTATCTAAGAAGATAGGGGCTTGTTTTATAGCGCTTATCGTAATCTTTACGGCGTTTGGTGTTTTTACCAATTATTCCGGAGGTCTCTTGCATCGATCCACGTCGGATGTCAAAGATTGGATGGACGGTCTCATAAATACCGCTTCGATAGAAGAGGCGGCCAATGTAGCCCGTAATCTCGAAATCATGCGAATCCTCGCTGATGATCCGACTCGTCAGGCGCAGCTGGCAAGTGAAATGCAGCAGGCAAGACAAAAAGTGGATGGGCTCTATCGAGATTATCTGAATCTCATCAAGGGGATGTACTATGCAAATGAGGCGGATCGTACGAGAGATCTTGCTATGGTTCAGAATGAATACGATCTTTGGAATGCATATATAGCGTCGGGGCAGGAAGCCGGAGATCTCTTGGCAAATGGGGAGCGGGATAGTGCCATCCACTTGATTGACGGCGCGTCAAATGAAGCCTATAGTGCCTTTATTGAAGCGGTCGAAAAGGATTCGGCACAGTCCATCAAGATGGCGGAGGAAACAAAAGCCCGCAGCGACGCTGAATACGATATGATTTTTACCGTGACAGTCGTATCGATCATCGTTGTCATCCTGCTGACGGTTGCCTGTGCATTCTACCTCTATCAAGCGATCACAAGAGGTGTCAATGATGTTCTTACCGGTCTCAAGACGCTAGCGAAGGGTGACCTTACGGTGAAAATCCGGCATGATTCCAACGATGAATTCGGTCAGATGGCAAATGAATTCAACCAGACAGTTCGGAACATAGCCAATATGGTCATGCAGGCACAAAAGACGGCAGAGAGTGTAAATGAGTCTTCTGAAGTACTGAACAACACGGCTGAGCAGTCGGCGCAAGCCGTACAGAACGTCGCCGAATCCATTACTGAGGTCGCGGGCGCAGCGGCGGAGCAGAACGATTTCATCGGCGAGACGAAAGCACAGGTCGATGCCTTTATGAAAGGAATCGAGGAGGCAAGCGACATTCTCAATCAGGTCGCCGATAAGGTCAATACGACCTCGCAGCGTGCGCAGGACGGCAATGAGCTGGTTCAGTCGACGGTCACGCAGATGAATACGATTGCCGACGGTGTCCAGAATGCCGCAGAGGTCGTCTCGACACTGGGCAAGCGCTCGAAGGAAATCGGAAACATTGTCGAGGTCATCACGGGTATTTCGGGGCAGACGAATCTCCTCGCGCTCAATGCCGCCATTGAGGCGGCACGTGCCGGCGAGCAGGGAAGAGGTTTTGCTGTCGTTGCGGAGGAAGTCCGAAAGCTTGCTGAGGAATCAGGCAACGCATCACAGCAGATTGCGACGCTTATTACCGCCATTCAGCAGGAGACGGAGAAGGCAGTCGAGGCGATGTCCGCGGGACACGAGCAGGCGGAGCAGGGACGTGAGAACGTCACGTCAACGGGTGAGGGCTTCTCAGAAATTCTCGGCATGATCGAGGCAATTCATGAGGAGATGGCGGTCATCCGGAAGACCATTGCAGATCTGGCAGGACGGGCGGAGAAAATATCGGATGCGACCAACAACATCAATGAGTCGACAGGACGCATCTCGGGTCAGTCGGAGAATGTCTCCGCCGCGACGGAAGAGCAGGCTGCCGGCATGGAAGAAATTGCGGCATCGAGCCGTGGTCTTGCCGATATGTCGGTTGAGCTCAAGCAGATCATCGGCAAGTTCAGGACCTGAAAAGAGATATAGCCATATATGCTTGCTGCAAGCGGGATATTACGTCCCGCTTGTTTTGCTGAGGAAAGAATTTGAGCCTAAATATTCGCTTGTAAGAACTTGCATAAAAGAGCGCGCTCCTATACAATAAGTATGTCGCTGTTGTCTATGGAAAGAACGGAGCTGAGAGTAGTGAATACAGTAAATTTTAGGGTACACCGTATGATGTCGCTGGTTGCGGCAATCTTTGCGGCGTGGCTGATGTCAGCTGCATCCATCACAGAAGCGGCAGTACCGGAGGGCAATGACGAAGGATGGTATTGGATTTCTTCGGATGACAAATACAGCAAGTACTATTTACCGAAGGAAACAAAGGCGACAAAAAGCGCGAAGGTTGCCGATAAGGATGTGGCGACGGTCATCCATGCATGGACAAAGACGGCGTACAGCTATGGCGGCGCGCAGGAAACCATTGAAAACTACGGCCTTACGGCGGTTATTTCAAACCCGGGAAATCTCGCTTACAGTCTCGCCCTGTTGGAGGTTCATCCGCAGAATCGAACCATTGAATATGTACAGGAGATATTTTACAATGCCTCCGGCAAAGTGCTCTGGTCGAAAGAGTACACGACTCGTACGGTGAAGGAGATCAATTCACAGTCGTTTGACGAAGACTTTTATACGGCAATTGTAGATCAGATCTTCCGGCACGGAGAAACGGACCGCCGCAAGGCGCAGGATCGTTGGATCGACCTATGGACGCTGACAAACGCAAGCGGAACGGAGAGCTGTATCGCGGATACGACGACGATGCGCCTCAAAGGAGATAACCTTATCTATTGGGAGTGGATTGAGAAAAAGGATACTGCCGGAAATGTCCGGTCGATTCAGTTCCTGAAGAAGGCGGTCAACGTCGAGATGAATACGGAGCGCACCATCACGGGGAAGCTCTGGACGCCGCAGGCGGGCTGGGCAGATGCGGAAGCGGACCGCGTGTACAGCGCGGTGCCGTCAATACCGGAGCGGCAGGCGGGGCTGAACCGTCTGAAAGCGTATGTTTCCGGATACCAATATTGGCTGCATCGTTACAGCCTTGACCCGAGCAAAAAGGATGTCGCGAAGGATACGCAGATGAAGGTATCGGCACAGGGAGAGACCGTTGTGCCGAAGAAACTGAGGTTTGAGTCCACACCGGCACCGATTGCGGGTCGTGTGACGAATGTCGCGGAGGTCAAACCGGAACAGATTTAGCTTGACAACTGTAACTTGATATGGATATACTACATTTGATATTCTGATAAAACTGAATAAATACGTTGCAAGTGTCAGTTTCTGATCGATGGTGTTCGATACAGTTTGCTGAGCGATGAGAGGAAAATGGGTTCAATGCCCATGCTGTCCCGCAGCCGTAAATAGGGAGTGTGCTTCCACAGGTATGAAGCTTGTGCCTGTAAAGTCACTGGGGGAGACCCCGGGAAGGCGGAAGAACGCGCAGATCTATGAGCCGGAAAGCCTGCTTGCAATAAGATTCATTGATGGACTCACGAGAGATGGGGAGATGGATGCTGTGATTTCAGACGCGTTTGTGTCTGTATGATCACTGTGTTTTTGTGTGCGTGTGTATTTCGCCGCCTGCCTCTTGGGGACAGGCGGTTTTTATTATTCTAAAAAGGAGTTGTAGAGTTGAGTGCAAAAGCAATCCTGATGCGCTTGGTGCAGATGATCATCACACTCTTGGGAGTCAGTTTTCTGACGTTCAGTCTGACCTATATTGCGCCGGGCGATCCTGTCGATGCGATTTTGGAGACAGGCGATACCATCGTGTCACAGGAGACGATCGAACAGACACGTCGTGAATTAGGACTGGATCGACCGTTTCATGAGCAGTATATCCGCTGGCTGAACGGTGTAATACATGGAGATATGGGGCGGTCCTACTCTGCGAAGATGCCTGTCCAGGAAAAGCTCCTGCAGAATCTTCCGGGAACGCTTCTTCTGGCGGGAACGGCAGTCAGTATGATGCTGATTATCTCGTTGCCGGCGGGGGTTATATCGGCGCTTTATCGAAATCGTTGGCCGGATCAGATTATCCGATTCTTTACCTTTCTCGGGGTATCTATGCCGAGCTTTTGGGTAGGTCTGATTCTGCTTTACGTATTCGGATTAAAGCTTGGGCTCTTCCCGATTGCGGGAGGGGAGGTATCGTTTGATCGTATGGTACTCCCCGCATTTACACTGGCAATTCTCTTGTCGTCGAAGTATACGCGTCAGGTGAGAACGGCAGTACTTGAGGAACTCGGACAGGACTATGTTACGGGGCTGAAGGCGCGCGGCATGTCCATGACGAGGATTCTTCTGCGGCACGTTCTGCCAAATGCATTCCTGCCGCTCATCACGCTGCTCGGGCTTGCAATCGGCTGGCTGCTCGGGGGTGTTGCCGTCATCGAGATCGTTTTCTCGTGGCCGGGTATCGGGCGTGTTGCGGTTCGTGCGATCGAGATGCGTGACTATCCGCTCCTTCAGGGATTTGTTCTATGGATTGCAACGCTCTATATGTTTGTGAATCTTATCGTTGATATATCCTACAGCTATCTCGATCCGAGGCTTAGGAAGGGGGCAAAGTCATGACGCGGGATCAACTGCTCTTTCGTCTCTATGCGGGGATCATTCTCTTAATTGTCCTTGTTGCCGTCTTTGCACCGTTGATCTCGCCATACGATCCGTATGAGTCGGCGATGCAGAACTCGCTTCTGCCGCCGTCTGTCGAGCATTACTTCGGCACGGACAAGCTTGGTCGCGATATATTTACACGCATTCTCTACGGTGCACGCATTTCAATTACGATGGCTCTTATCGTTGTTATTATTTCTGCCGGTCTTGGAACCTTGATCGGTGTCATCTCTGCCTATATTGGCGGAAAGGTAGACAATGCCATCATGCGTCTGACGGATGTGTTCCTCGCCTTCCCGGGCATTGTGCTTGCGATTGCCATCGCGGGCGTGCTGGGGGGAAGCGCGGTCAATGCGGTGCTTGCAGTCGTCATCGTCGGTTGGACGAAGTACGCGCGTCTTGCGCGAAGTCTGACACTGAAGGTGAAACAGCAGGACTTTTTATTTGCTGCAATTACCGGTGGAACACGCCCCATAGCGATGATTCAGCGTCATATTCTGCCAAATATTATTACCATCATCATTGTTACGGGGGCGCTCGATATCGGCGCACTTATGATGGAGCTGGCAGGACTCTCCTTCCTCGGATTCGGCGCACAGCCGCCGACACCGGAGTGGGGACTCATGCTGAACGAAGGACGGCAGCTGATTCAG
This portion of the Selenomonas sp. TAMA-11512 genome encodes:
- a CDS encoding methyl-accepting chemotaxis protein — translated: MTVSKKIGACFIALIVIFTAFGVFTNYSGGLLHRSTSDVKDWMDGLINTASIEEAANVARNLEIMRILADDPTRQAQLASEMQQARQKVDGLYRDYLNLIKGMYYANEADRTRDLAMVQNEYDLWNAYIASGQEAGDLLANGERDSAIHLIDGASNEAYSAFIEAVEKDSAQSIKMAEETKARSDAEYDMIFTVTVVSIIVVILLTVACAFYLYQAITRGVNDVLTGLKTLAKGDLTVKIRHDSNDEFGQMANEFNQTVRNIANMVMQAQKTAESVNESSEVLNNTAEQSAQAVQNVAESITEVAGAAAEQNDFIGETKAQVDAFMKGIEEASDILNQVADKVNTTSQRAQDGNELVQSTVTQMNTIADGVQNAAEVVSTLGKRSKEIGNIVEVITGISGQTNLLALNAAIEAARAGEQGRGFAVVAEEVRKLAEESGNASQQIATLITAIQQETEKAVEAMSAGHEQAEQGRENVTSTGEGFSEILGMIEAIHEEMAVIRKTIADLAGRAEKISDATNNINESTGRISGQSENVSAATEEQAAGMEEIAASSRGLADMSVELKQIIGKFRT
- the nikB gene encoding nickel ABC transporter permease translates to MSAKAILMRLVQMIITLLGVSFLTFSLTYIAPGDPVDAILETGDTIVSQETIEQTRRELGLDRPFHEQYIRWLNGVIHGDMGRSYSAKMPVQEKLLQNLPGTLLLAGTAVSMMLIISLPAGVISALYRNRWPDQIIRFFTFLGVSMPSFWVGLILLYVFGLKLGLFPIAGGEVSFDRMVLPAFTLAILLSSKYTRQVRTAVLEELGQDYVTGLKARGMSMTRILLRHVLPNAFLPLITLLGLAIGWLLGGVAVIEIVFSWPGIGRVAVRAIEMRDYPLLQGFVLWIATLYMFVNLIVDISYSYLDPRLRKGAKS
- a CDS encoding TfoX/Sxy family protein — encoded protein: MASSKEYLDFVLDQLSELEQVSYRSMMGEYIIYYRGKVIGGIYDDRFLLKATKSAAAMLPDTDRESPYDGAKEMLLVDNMENREFLKKVMDAMYEELPFPKKKK
- the thiW gene encoding energy coupling factor transporter S component ThiW; the protein is MTNLSTKKLTVAALLCAVAIVGSLFSIPVLGSRCAPVQHLVNVLCAVFLGPFYGVAVAFGASLLRNLFGLGSLMAFPGSMIGALLCGLVYRQTGALRPTLLAEVFGTGILGGLCAYPIAILLMGKVVGEVAFYAYVIPFLISTVGGCLIAYILLHSLNRTGALKRLQNMLR
- the bioB gene encoding biotin synthase BioB, producing MATDFQKLAAEIISGRRLTRRDDFSAFLTAPIDILEREAGRLARHFCGNHIDLCTILNGKSGRCSENCKYCAQSAHHKTGVDEYPFLSKKEIIANARANERAGANRFSIVTSGRALSDKDFDNAVDAYQTIHDTLHIDLCASHGILPRERLRRLYAAGVTSYHHNIETSKRFFPEICTTHTYEDRIKTIKLAQEEGLCVCSGGIIGMGETWEDRIDMACSLAELGIASIPINSLMPISGTPLEDRTPPSDEEIMRTIAIFRFSNPTANIRLGAGRKLLKDNGRHAFRKGATASITGNMLTTSGTTIAEDMAMLAELGLTNKASDCQYAAGTCGAR
- a CDS encoding rhodanese-like domain-containing protein — its product is MKLKMIPFLCLFLLTGCGGSAAADGYTKITAQEALQQISQNPDAIIVDVRTKEEYAEGHVAKAILIPNETISNVPPTELPDKNAEIYVYCRSGNRSAQAGKKLSDMGYKHVYDFGAFSNWTGEVSK
- a CDS encoding ArsB/NhaD family transporter; translation: MNQEVLAGIIFVVMYAIIVSEKIHRTVIAMMGAILMILFGILDQEVAIHHIDFNTLGLLIGMMIIVGVTSKTGLFSYIAVLAAQKAKAEPVRLLVYLSLITALCSAFLDNVTTVLLMVPVTFSITKKLKVNVVPYLLAQIIASNIGGTATLIGDPPNIMIGSAVKELTFAAFIENLALPAFVNLVVVTGIFVLLYRKSLKTTPELQALVMAEKPQDELKHKALLVKCLIVLTAVIILFFLHSVTHMESSLVALLGAFVLLLITAMKEHHIVESALDSVEWATIFFFIGLFVAVGGLVETGIIRDLAVKGIEITGGDVTQTSLLVLWMSAIVSSFLDNIPFVATMIPLIQDMGSMGIANLEPIWWSLALGACLGGNGTIIGASANVIVAGMAAERGTKISFIDFFKVGFPMMLLTIIISTVYVWFMYLV
- a CDS encoding NlpC/P60 family protein; translated protein: MKKLLLLCTLLFLTTAAHAVPAPAVNELPLGSPWNDVDVWVAENPRGDALIADAARIREINETMRRKESSLIDLESVPESVSGDYVHRYVAAATPAYDTYYTPNIQLTWDGYVKALENRNMASMYGDRAVRYGVTVSRGDLRLLPTSVCWAESPGDTHYDSLQATAVDPSEPVLILTESVDGEFYFILTRCYAGWLKKGDLALTDRAAWLTYVRPEDFSVVTHSRYTPSGEGPAAGEKAEKLHSSRAFYQLGARIKRLADGRYVFPISDGGGNLIEEVFSAAPGSAKALHDGYLPYTEGNIVKMAFRHLGDVYGWGGQDDSVDCSAFVQNVYRTMGIEIPRDADQQERAMLHTISLEGMNHSERLEALRRAPAGSLLFRPGHVMLYLGEASGTPMVIHSLSSYYKDTPQGRVRTKVRQVLVSSALFATRSGATNLDACTSIGWVK
- a CDS encoding alpha/beta hydrolase, whose protein sequence is MKNAVIYIHGKNGSADEAHYYKKFFNDDYEVVGFDYKSELPWDVREEFQKYIDDMILKYNEIILIGTSVGAYFALLSLAGKTIKKALFISPVVDMEKLITDMMERSNITEDELKSKKELDTEFGETLSWEYLLYARNHPIEWNIPTHILYGEKDNLTAKETLYDFAERTGAILSVMKNGEHWFHTNEQMRVLDNWIRDSICR